Proteins encoded within one genomic window of Patescibacteria group bacterium:
- the pheT gene encoding phenylalanine--tRNA ligase subunit beta, with product MLISLNWLKKFIDIPKGFTPQDLAAKLTMSTVEVEGIKKQGELLDNVVVAKILEIKAHPNADKLKIVTVDTGSDKLEVVCGGINLRNEMVVAFARVGAFVRWHGEAEVTELKPAKIRGVESAGMICASEEIGIDGAVPCGEAEVADLTNLNLEIGQPLAEALGLDDVILEVDNKSMSNRPDLWGHYGIARELSALLKIDLQEYKTPEIKGGRGKKLKVEIKDKDKCPRYIGVIIEGIKIAPSPAWMAKLLEAAGVRPINNIVDITNYVMLELGQPMHAFDLRKVSGATIVVETAERGEKFVTLDGVERDLDEDMLLIKDAKKGVALAGIMGGENSEIKDDTTAVLFEAANFKASNIRQTSMKLGLRSESSARFEKGLDPLLAETAMQRAVELVKEFIPEAKISGKVVDENNYEFKAPEIDLDLGWLNNRLGTALTKEDVLDILQRLNFEIKEKKDQLTIVVPSWRATGDVSITEDLLEEVARIYGYDNIKSDDPVLPMSLPQENRERTVERKIKDILVGPLAFTESYNYSFVDKNKVGNLGLLAADHIELANSLSEEQGLLRNSLIPNLVKNVADNLRFYDSFKLFELDSVFIKNLEGQYIKIIGQEEKLPFQEKYLSGVAVEAGNDQPFYIVKGVVESLLDQLRLDYFWQVPKNIPAWCEKTRAMQVVVRGKVLGLVGELARTVADKVDIKPAVGIFELNAEMIANVYDDNKVYEEISKYPSVLRDLAIVLPDGTTWEDVKKAVKKVGGELVSDIELFDVYQGDKIEAGHKSLAFHLVFSLPDRTLTAEEVGQVEKKVVTELGNKFKARVR from the coding sequence ATGTTGATTTCACTTAACTGGTTGAAAAAATTTATCGATATTCCCAAGGGCTTTACGCCGCAAGATCTAGCGGCCAAACTGACCATGTCGACGGTGGAAGTGGAGGGGATAAAAAAACAAGGTGAACTACTGGATAATGTTGTTGTTGCCAAGATTTTGGAAATAAAAGCGCACCCGAATGCCGATAAGCTAAAAATCGTTACAGTTGATACTGGTAGCGATAAGCTTGAAGTTGTTTGTGGCGGAATAAATCTGCGCAATGAAATGGTCGTTGCCTTTGCCCGCGTCGGAGCTTTTGTCCGCTGGCACGGAGAGGCCGAGGTAACAGAACTAAAACCAGCCAAAATTCGTGGTGTCGAATCTGCTGGTATGATTTGCGCTAGCGAGGAGATTGGTATTGATGGTGCGGTTCCTTGTGGTGAAGCGGAAGTTGCTGACCTAACCAATCTCAATCTAGAGATTGGTCAGCCGTTAGCCGAAGCGCTTGGACTAGATGATGTGATTTTGGAAGTAGATAATAAATCAATGAGCAATCGGCCGGATCTTTGGGGTCATTACGGCATAGCGCGAGAACTTTCCGCTTTGCTCAAAATAGATTTACAGGAATACAAAACTCCGGAAATAAAAGGCGGTCGAGGTAAAAAACTCAAAGTAGAAATAAAAGATAAAGATAAATGTCCACGCTATATCGGCGTGATAATCGAAGGAATAAAGATCGCTCCATCGCCAGCCTGGATGGCAAAATTGCTCGAAGCAGCAGGTGTGCGTCCGATCAACAACATTGTCGATATTACCAATTACGTAATGTTGGAGCTAGGCCAACCGATGCACGCTTTTGATTTACGCAAAGTCAGCGGCGCGACAATAGTTGTCGAAACCGCAGAAAGAGGCGAAAAATTTGTCACTCTGGACGGCGTCGAGCGTGATTTGGACGAAGACATGCTGCTAATCAAAGACGCCAAAAAAGGCGTAGCTCTTGCCGGTATCATGGGCGGAGAAAATAGTGAGATAAAAGATGATACAACGGCGGTATTATTTGAAGCGGCAAATTTTAAAGCTAGCAATATTCGTCAGACATCGATGAAACTAGGACTCCGCAGTGAGTCCAGCGCTCGGTTTGAAAAAGGCCTTGATCCGCTGCTAGCCGAAACCGCAATGCAAAGAGCAGTTGAACTAGTAAAAGAATTTATTCCTGAAGCAAAAATTTCCGGCAAGGTAGTTGACGAAAATAATTATGAGTTCAAAGCGCCGGAAATTGATTTGGATCTTGGTTGGTTAAACAATCGTCTAGGAACCGCGCTTACCAAAGAAGATGTGCTGGATATTTTGCAGCGTTTAAATTTTGAAATAAAAGAAAAAAAGGATCAACTAACCATCGTTGTTCCTTCTTGGCGCGCTACCGGCGACGTTTCTATTACTGAGGATTTACTAGAAGAAGTAGCGAGAATTTACGGCTACGACAATATCAAATCTGACGATCCGGTGTTACCGATGTCGCTACCGCAAGAAAATCGTGAACGAACAGTAGAACGAAAGATAAAAGATATCCTGGTTGGTCCGCTCGCTTTTACTGAGAGCTACAACTATTCTTTTGTTGATAAAAATAAAGTTGGTAACCTTGGCCTTTTAGCTGCCGATCATATCGAGTTAGCAAATTCTTTGTCAGAAGAACAAGGCTTACTACGCAACAGCTTGATTCCCAATTTAGTCAAAAACGTTGCCGACAATTTACGTTTTTATGATAGTTTCAAATTGTTCGAGCTAGACAGCGTGTTTATCAAAAATCTTGAAGGGCAGTATATCAAAATTATCGGTCAAGAAGAAAAATTACCTTTTCAAGAAAAATATCTGAGCGGCGTTGCTGTTGAGGCTGGAAACGATCAGCCATTCTATATCGTCAAAGGAGTAGTTGAGTCTTTGCTCGATCAGTTGCGTCTCGATTATTTTTGGCAGGTTCCAAAGAATATTCCCGCTTGGTGCGAAAAAACCAGAGCTATGCAAGTCGTTGTTCGAGGAAAGGTCTTGGGTTTGGTTGGTGAACTAGCCCGAACCGTGGCAGACAAGGTTGATATAAAGCCAGCGGTGGGGATATTTGAGCTAAACGCCGAGATGATAGCAAACGTTTATGACGACAACAAGGTTTATGAAGAAATATCCAAATATCCGTCGGTTTTACGCGACTTAGCTATTGTTTTGCCAGACGGCACGACTTGGGAAGATGTAAAAAAGGCTGTAAAAAAAGTCGGTGGGGAACTAGTTTCGGATATCGAATTGTTTGATGTGTACCAAGGTGATAAAATAGAGGCAGGGCATAAGAGTCTTGCTTTCCATCTGGTTTTTTCCTTGCCAGACAGAACTCTGACAGCCGAAGAGGTAGGGCAGGTAGAAAAAAAGGTTGTTACAGAACTAGGTAACAAATTTAAAGCCAGGGTGAGA